In Tolypothrix sp. PCC 7712, the genomic stretch GAAGCACGCCTTAAACACCATTTTTACTCAGTCTGTCCCGAAGTCCCGAACTGTTCCGACCGTCCCAGAGCTTTGTGAGTTAAGGGTTTTCTACTGGGACGCTTGTTCCGAACTGTCCCAATAACTCTGCCCGTCCCGAAGCTGCATCTGTTGAAACTTTTTCAGATTTTTGATATCAAACTTGCTATCAAAACCCCATTGTGATGTTTACACAAAATCAAGCCTTGGAGGTTTTAGGAGATCTTAGTGACATAATATATGGATATAAAAGTCCAATGAGCTTGTCTGGTTTGCCCACTGGACACTTCAATGCTGTTGCTAGTGACAGTAGAAATCGGGAAATATCGGTTTGTTTTGACTCAATCTCGAATTAATTCAAACATGAGCAAATAGCAACAATACTTGCTCCTACTGCTATTATTGGGGCTACCCAATAACTACCACCCATTATTAAGGGGATCGCTACGAACCCTAGCGATAGAATTATCGCTACAGGTTTTCCACCTGATTGCAAGATTGGAGCAGCAATATCCATCCAATGTCGAACTGGAGCCTCTTGAAGTTTTTCTAAAATTTCTTGAGGATTTTTTAAAACTTCAATCAACACTTCTAAACTATTTTCGCTTTTATTACTAGCAGTTTCTTCCTCAAGTGTTGTCGTTAAGCTTTCATTTTCAGCAATTTCGACTTGAGATTTTCCCAATTGAGGATCTGAGTTGTTACTAGGTAGGGGGTTGCCATTATAATGAAAGTTTGGCATGATAACTGAAGCAGCTCCTTTGCTGCGCTAAAAGTGAAATTTCCCTGATGCTGTCCGGAAAAACACTATCAGGGAGTATGTAATAACAGCGAAGACCCCAGCGAAACACCTTAAGCACACTGGGGTCTTCGCTGTTATTTAAATCATACTCTGACTAATAATAGCGAGTCAAGTCATTATTTATAATATCTGCCTAATTTTAGTATATAACATGATCTACGTATTTTTACTAGTAATAATACGGATTTTTTTGTCAAATGTATCTATAAAAAAATCACAAAAAGTTTAGAAAAAGCATTAATATCTTTGTAAAATCTGTCTTTAATAAAAATAATAATAGTCTGAAAGTCTTACAAAAAAAGAGTTTCAAGCAATCTTTAATGTTTTTTTATGTTGTATACTCAGTGATAATGCTTAGAAAAACTGAATTAAACTAAAAATGCGTATTAAAGTTGGTGTAGAAGGACGAAAGCGGTAGCGTTGCCGACATAACAGACTTGCCTGCATAAGCACCATGACAGAGATAAGTACTCGCACAAAATTAAATATATTCGTTGAGGGAGGGAACAGGGAACAGAAAAACCATGTGTGTAATTAATTCTGTTTAGCTACTTATCAACCCTAGTTGCAACATTTTGGCGGCGGGACACGCTGTTACAGTCTGTGGAGCGAACATAAGACCTTTGGGGCATCAGTCTCTTGTGCAGTTGCACAAAATCCGTAAGGGAAGGAAGCAGAAACCCTTCCGGGTCCGTGCGCCTAGCGATGCCCTAAGCCGAGCGGGCTTGATTAGCTAAAGCCAAAAAGCTAATTTTATAAAATTAGCTTTTACTAAAAAGCCAAAAAGCTAAATTAATTAATTGACAAAATTATTAAATGAGCTTAAGCTAATTCGCTAATTTAATAAATTACTAAAAATAGAGATGCTGACAATTACCGTAAGCTCGTTGAGTGGCGGTCAGGGCAAGACTACAACTGCCCTGTTCCTTGGTCGGCTGCTATCACGTCAGGGGTTCACTACCTTGATGCTCGACTCCGACCCCCAACATAATCTCACTACCTATCTGGGGTTTGAGTTGTCACCTAACCAACCAACCCTATTGGAGTTTTTGAAAAAAACAGTCGCAGCAGAAGACTGCATCTACCCGACATTAGATAACGACAATCTGTTTCTCATCCCCGCCGATGACCAACTTGATACCGTACAAGATTATTTATCTAACAGTGGAGTTGGTGCAACCTTACTCAAGCGGCGATTGGAAGCCATCAGCAACATCTTCAAAGTGTGCATTATCGATGCCCCACCCCAGAGATCGCAAATTTGTTTAACAGTGATTGGCGCAGCAGATTTTCTCATCATCCCCGCAGAAGCATCGGTTAAAGGTTACGGTTCCCTAGTGCGGACGCTCGACTTACTGAGCGGATTACGCGATGTCGGCGCAACGAATGCTGAAATCTTAGGTGTACTACCCTTCCGCGACCGCTGGTTTGGTAACACTCAAGCGCAAGAAAGTCGAGCGGCTGTAGATGGAATGCGAGATGAAGTTGGGGTTGAGTTAGTTCTGCCCTCAATCCGCGAATCAGAACGCTATAAACAAGCCATCAACAAACGTACAACCCTCTCGGAGTTGGGTTACACCGACCTGGAATATCCATTTGAAATGTTAATCGAGAAAATCCGCACGGATGTTGGGAGCAAATAAAAATGTCAGATAACGTACTTAATCAACTACGCAACAAACGCAATCGCCCAACAGTTACACCACGTCAGGATGCTCTCTTGTCTAAAGAACAGCCCCAAAACCAAGTACAAGAAGAAAACTCATTGCCACAACCCACACCAGGAAAAGAACTTGCCACCCCAACTCCTGCCCCAGGTGACACAATCGCTGAACTTAAAGCCGAACTCGAAAAATATCCCGAAACCCGGCGACATTCGGCAATTGTTTTAGAAAAAGACCTCGATCAGAAATTGACACAGTTTTGTAAAGACAGAGGCATCACAGTTGAGGTATTTTTAGAAGCTGCCTGGACTGTTGCTAGTGCTGATAATACGCAATTAGAAAAAATTACCACGGAAGCCAAGCGCCGCTACGACCAACGCAAGCGGGTTGGGCAAATTAAACGGTTAATCACCATGTTGAGCAACCCGTCGAAGTAAAGACCTTCAACAACCAAAATCTTGTAAATCTCTATGTTGTCGAATTTAAGTACCCATAAGGTATCAAAACCACTTGGTAAATAATGAGCCTCAATACCCAAAAAGAAGATTTTAGTTACGCTTATGTGTATGCCGTCACTGCAACTGCTGGCTACTCCCTGCAAGCAGCCACACGCAGGTTAGATGATAGCGGCATCGACGCTACAATCACCGTACCAGGAAAACTCAACTCCAAGCGTCTGCCGAGATTTGACGTACAAATTAAATCTACATCCCAAGACGTTCTCAAAGAAACATTAATTAAATACCGACTCAGCACCAAAAACTATGACGAACTCCGAGAAGACGACCCCTTTGTGCCACAACTATTAATAGTTGTCTTAGTGCCAGAAGCAGTTAGCGATTGGTTATCCCAAACCGAAGAATCCCTATGCCTTTTTCGCTGCGGGTATTGGCTATCGTTGCGGGGACAACCAGCAGTTGATAACAAGACGAGTATCACTGTGGAGATTAAGCGTCAAAATATATTTAGCCCCGACGCACTCAAAACCATCATGTCACGCATCGCCGTTGGAGAATCCCTATGACAGCTATTTTCCCGGATGTGGAAAAATTCAAATATATCGACCCCCGCCAAGTAGAAGTCTACTTAGTCGAGCATGGTTGGCAGCAACAGCAACGTCAGGGTGATAAAGCTGCCATTTGGACTTTAGACGGTTTTGAAATTCTGCTTCCCCTTAAACCAGAAATTATCGACTTTTCTCGTCGCATGGCGGAAGTCGTGGAAACTCTGGCGTTGGCACAAACCAGATCCCAACAGTCAATTTGGGGTGACTTAATTACAAATGCACCCAACACCACCATCCAAGCAGTCGTCACGCACATTGCCACACCCAACGCAGTAAATCTAAGTGGCGATATCACCATGCTGGGCATCGTGGTTGATAAACTGCGTCCCATCCACACCGAATTAGCTGACCGTGACTACATCCTGGCACTGAAAGCGTATCAAGAACGCTTGCCCGTTTACTGCACGGGTGACTTAATTAAGGACAACGGTAAATTCATTCTGAAAAATCCCCATCACTTTAGCCTGGATGATACCGAATAATGTTCCTACGCCGAGATTAGCATTGACAGAATGAAAGCTAAATATTTGCAGTCATAAACTAAAAAGCGCATTTACTTTCACTATCATTGACGAAAAATATTTCTATATTATGGTTCAAACATTACAAGCTAAAGAAATTACCCTGCTTGACTTAGAAACTAGCTTTGGGCTGCAATTGCTTGAAGATGAGCAACTTTTTAGAGAGTGGCAAGATAATTTACCAGAAATAACCAACTCGGAAAAACAACAACTCGACCGAGTTAAGGCCAGTTATGCCAATTTACTCAAGTACCCTCCGCTGCTGGAAAACACTGTCAAGATGGTGGTGTTGT encodes the following:
- a CDS encoding ParA family protein codes for the protein MLTITVSSLSGGQGKTTTALFLGRLLSRQGFTTLMLDSDPQHNLTTYLGFELSPNQPTLLEFLKKTVAAEDCIYPTLDNDNLFLIPADDQLDTVQDYLSNSGVGATLLKRRLEAISNIFKVCIIDAPPQRSQICLTVIGAADFLIIPAEASVKGYGSLVRTLDLLSGLRDVGATNAEILGVLPFRDRWFGNTQAQESRAAVDGMRDEVGVELVLPSIRESERYKQAINKRTTLSELGYTDLEYPFEMLIEKIRTDVGSK
- a CDS encoding DUF4365 domain-containing protein yields the protein MSLNTQKEDFSYAYVYAVTATAGYSLQAATRRLDDSGIDATITVPGKLNSKRLPRFDVQIKSTSQDVLKETLIKYRLSTKNYDELREDDPFVPQLLIVVLVPEAVSDWLSQTEESLCLFRCGYWLSLRGQPAVDNKTSITVEIKRQNIFSPDALKTIMSRIAVGESL